From a region of the Aerosakkonema funiforme FACHB-1375 genome:
- a CDS encoding methyltransferase domain-containing protein — protein sequence MATILREWSYRYQWLYDAIARLAAVSVGGEGRFRRLALEGLTIDSETKVLDLCCGSGQATQVLVQHSQNVTGLDASPLSLQRARHNVPQAQYTEAFAENMPFADNCFDLVHTSAAMHEMQPKQLRQILKEVYRVLKPGGVFALVDFHAPTNPLFWPPISLFLWLFETETAWQLIQTDLPGLLAEMGFRDKQQSLYAGGSLQVIWARK from the coding sequence GTGGCAACAATTTTAAGGGAATGGAGCTATCGGTATCAGTGGTTGTACGATGCGATCGCCCGTCTTGCTGCTGTCAGCGTCGGCGGTGAAGGGCGTTTCCGCCGTTTAGCTTTAGAAGGCTTAACGATCGATTCAGAAACTAAAGTGCTAGACCTTTGTTGCGGTAGCGGTCAAGCAACGCAAGTGTTGGTGCAACACTCCCAAAACGTGACGGGATTGGATGCCTCGCCTTTATCTTTGCAACGAGCGCGGCATAACGTTCCTCAAGCCCAGTATACAGAAGCTTTTGCGGAAAATATGCCGTTTGCGGACAACTGTTTCGATCTGGTACATACTAGCGCCGCCATGCACGAGATGCAGCCCAAGCAATTGCGACAAATTCTCAAAGAAGTTTACCGGGTGCTGAAACCGGGTGGGGTATTTGCGCTGGTGGATTTTCACGCGCCGACGAATCCCCTATTTTGGCCGCCGATATCCTTATTTTTGTGGTTGTTTGAAACGGAAACGGCATGGCAACTCATCCAAACCGATTTGCCTGGGTTGTTGGCAGAGATGGGATTTCGGGATAAACAGCAAAGTTTGTATGCGGGTGGCAGTTTGCAGGTGATTTGGGCGAGGAAATGA